A window of the Natranaerobius trueperi genome harbors these coding sequences:
- a CDS encoding YjjW family glycine radical enzyme activase codes for MKEIHGLINRTINFSSIDGPGNRLVIFFQGCNFRCINCHNPQTMGNCVGFLQCGICIENCKNEALQNTGFSKEKCMGCDTCESVCPFNSDPRARFMTPEEVLQEFILPASPFISGVTLSGGEATLHKEFIIKLRKLMNNDTSLRDLTLFLDSNGSVSIWDEITPYIDGVMLDFKAFSSIKHKEITGVRNETVLASIYNLYNKNKLWEIRILILPGYNDDNFEINSIKMFLGDNAPKCRIRLIPFRKYGVREPYNKVVEPDTKKVEQIKDLFRDAGFCVYVT; via the coding sequence ATGAAAGAAATCCATGGTTTAATTAATCGTACAATAAATTTTAGTTCTATAGATGGCCCAGGAAATAGATTGGTGATTTTTTTTCAGGGATGTAATTTTAGATGTATTAATTGTCACAACCCACAAACTATGGGTAATTGTGTAGGTTTTCTACAATGTGGTATTTGTATAGAAAACTGTAAAAATGAGGCGTTACAAAATACTGGTTTCTCTAAAGAAAAATGTATGGGGTGTGACACTTGTGAAAGTGTTTGCCCCTTCAATTCTGATCCTAGAGCAAGATTTATGACTCCAGAAGAAGTCTTACAAGAGTTTATATTACCCGCCTCTCCTTTCATATCAGGTGTTACTTTAAGTGGAGGTGAAGCCACTTTACACAAAGAATTTATAATAAAACTAAGGAAACTGATGAATAATGATACTTCTTTAAGAGACTTAACCTTGTTTTTAGATTCAAACGGTAGCGTTTCTATATGGGACGAAATAACACCTTATATTGATGGTGTGATGTTAGACTTTAAAGCTTTTAGCTCAATTAAGCATAAAGAAATTACAGGGGTTAGAAATGAAACAGTGCTAGCTAGTATTTATAATTTATATAATAAAAATAAACTTTGGGAAATACGAATTCTGATTTTACCTGGGTACAATGATGATAATTTTGAAATAAATAGCATAAAAATGTTTTTAGGGGATAATGCGCCTAAGTGTCGGATACGATTAATCCCTTTTAGAAAATATGGGGTAAGAGAACCTTATAATAAGGTTGTTGAACCTGATACAAAAAAAGTAGAACAGATAAAAGATCTCTTTAGAGATGCTGGGTTTTGTGTTTATGTAACGTAA